A genomic window from Nicotiana sylvestris chromosome 11, ASM39365v2, whole genome shotgun sequence includes:
- the LOC138881359 gene encoding secreted RxLR effector protein 161-like translates to MVLEKFKHLKFRSARTPIDLNHHLIKNKGESTSQLEYARMLGSLMYIINCTRPDIACAISKLSRFTSNPNKHHWVAMKRVLGYLEYTQNYALHYNKYPVVIEGYSDANWITDSTETKSTSGFVFTVGGGAVSWKSSKQTCIARSTMESEFIALDKAGEGVEWLRNFLEDIPF, encoded by the coding sequence atggtactggaaaaattcaaacacttgaaatttagaagtgcaagaactccaattgacttaaaccatcatcttataAAGAATAAAGGTGAAAGTACGTCTCAATTGGAGTACGCTCGTATGTTGGgaagcttaatgtacatcataAACTGTACACGACCTGATATAGCatgtgcaataagtaaacttagtcgattcacaagtaatcccaacaaacatcactgggtggcaatgaaacgagttctgGGATACTTGGAGTATACCCAAAACTAcgctttgcactacaataaatatcctgTGGTTATcgaaggatatagtgatgcaaattggataacCGACTCAacagaaacaaagtccacaagtggatttgtttttactgttggtggaggagcagtatcttggaaaTCTTCCAAACAGACGTGTATCGCTCGttctacaatggaatcagagtttatagcTTTGGATAAAGCCGGTGAGGGAGTTGAATGGCTTCGAAATTTCTTAGAAGACATTCCATTCTAG